The following coding sequences are from one Novosphingobium sp. KACC 22771 window:
- a CDS encoding TadE/TadG family type IV pilus assembly protein has product MRPGAFLRRLWRDASGVSIVELGATMPVLLVIGLYGIEMANMTITSLQVNQIAMSTADNASRLEQSSTSSVSPTVTESEVNSVLTGAVQEGKSINLSTKGKVIISSLELNTTTGKQYIHWQRCTGSMTAASAYGAENAVVTGMGPTGNQVTAASGMAVMFVEVYYQQSGLFGSMFVKPMTLRQEAAFLIRDSRNLTAGLSGTKTATC; this is encoded by the coding sequence GTGAGGCCCGGTGCGTTCCTGCGCCGTTTATGGCGCGACGCCTCGGGCGTGTCTATTGTCGAACTGGGCGCCACCATGCCCGTGCTGCTGGTCATCGGGCTCTATGGCATCGAGATGGCGAACATGACCATCACCAGCCTTCAGGTCAACCAGATCGCCATGTCCACCGCCGACAACGCCTCGCGCCTTGAACAGAGCAGCACCTCCAGCGTCAGCCCGACAGTCACCGAGTCCGAGGTCAACTCCGTGCTGACCGGCGCGGTGCAGGAGGGCAAGAGCATCAACCTGAGCACCAAGGGCAAGGTCATCATCTCCAGCCTCGAACTCAATACGACCACCGGCAAGCAATATATCCACTGGCAGCGATGCACCGGCAGCATGACCGCCGCATCGGCCTATGGCGCGGAAAACGCCGTCGTCACCGGCATGGGCCCCACCGGCAATCAGGTGACCGCCGCCAGCGGCATGGCCGTGATGTTCGTCGAGGTCTATTACCAGCAATCCGGCCTGTTCGGATCCATGTTCGTCAAACCGATGACGCTGCGTCAGGAAGCGGCCTTCCTCATTCGCGACTCGCGCAATCTGACCGCTGGGCTGTCGGGGACCAAGACGGCGACTTGCTGA
- a CDS encoding TadE/TadG family type IV pilus assembly protein: MARGLGHLWRDRGGATAVEYAFVLPILMIMLMGIGYYGQMFYGRALLNGAVRQAARDATLENANTTTLDQNVAKVLAPALPGVTVTSTRKSYYDFTDIGRAEKWTDSNGNARCDNGEPYTDENGDGSWNSDIGASGNGAAGDIIVYTATASYSPMFSVPFMKSMWGKVTLNATAVRRNQPWAAQVAYGSATRTCT; encoded by the coding sequence ATGGCGCGGGGGCTGGGCCATCTCTGGCGCGACCGGGGCGGGGCCACGGCGGTCGAATATGCGTTTGTTTTGCCCATCCTGATGATCATGCTGATGGGCATCGGCTATTATGGCCAGATGTTCTATGGCCGCGCCCTGCTCAATGGCGCGGTGCGTCAGGCCGCGCGCGACGCCACGCTGGAAAACGCCAACACCACCACGCTGGACCAGAATGTGGCCAAGGTGCTGGCGCCTGCCCTGCCCGGCGTGACGGTCACCTCGACCCGCAAGTCCTATTATGATTTCACCGACATTGGCCGCGCGGAAAAATGGACCGATTCCAACGGCAACGCACGCTGCGACAATGGCGAGCCCTATACCGATGAAAATGGCGACGGATCGTGGAATTCCGACATTGGCGCATCGGGCAATGGCGCGGCGGGCGACATCATCGTCTATACCGCCACGGCCAGCTATTCCCCGATGTTCAGCGTGCCCTTCATGAAAAGCATGTGGGGCAAGGTCACACTGAACGCAACCGCTGTGCGCCGCAACCAGCCCTGGGCCGCGCAGGTCGCCTATGGCTCGGCCACAAGGACCTGTACGTGA
- a CDS encoding TonB-dependent receptor — MSKHSIQTLLATSTALAICLIANVGYAMAAEVPAANAAADDQSTSANQAGQANDRQSLTTSDIIVTGSRTAEAAPLTASLTTTQPQAAISREFIDNANAASDFNELIALTPGVSISGTGNGQGFSETKATIRGFQDGEYNVTYDSIPFADTNNPTHHSTSFFPATTIETIVVDRGPGNASQLGQATYGGNINMYSRAVSDKQGVMGEALLGNWNSFIGRAEVQTGKIDKWNGAKFTLSGQYLKSDGALTYSPVMSKNLFFKGVIPIGTSSKLTILSTWNRNYYYQSDVLKGTTCGVPTTGLVPGSATLKAENCAPTSNIGMYGLNYGLGGDPAKQDYWKYNRTDKTTDFSYLRLQSDLSSNLSLDNRVYMYGYTNNTMSGNTSTVVTGFSGAGTATSPYKAVTDASQIAGYNKLNKYRVIGYIGQADYTFGFGKIKAGGWYEHANTWRHTWDFSWTTGLPSYDQKFYSGAASTAGYPSINLANIKYEQNSSWDQFQLFGELELRPFSNLAITPGVKYVNFKRGVNALVNADSYRSPANSSATWTKTLPFGTINWQPRTNWSFYGQYAQGMYVPDLSSFYTPSYDAATAAQSATAAAAVNPQTSTNYQVGTVWHGRKVSIDLDGYIINVNNKIATATDTTAFSGTLANIGTVHYKGVEGQIAYMPIEGLTLFGNGSYNYAHSGTTNAQIAKAPFSTAAAGFIYKHKSLRVSFSQKFTGPQYATELFTVKASVNGVPTSVTQFTTTDGIRLYRISPYSTGEFAISQDIGEHFRIGATVSNVFNSRAITAISNGGTTLVGGKTYYAGADQFSFLPPRSFMVDVRVKY; from the coding sequence ATGAGCAAACATTCCATCCAGACGCTGCTGGCGACCAGCACTGCGCTTGCCATCTGCCTGATTGCCAACGTGGGCTATGCGATGGCCGCCGAAGTGCCCGCCGCCAACGCCGCCGCCGATGACCAGTCCACCAGCGCCAATCAGGCCGGGCAGGCCAATGACCGCCAGTCGCTGACCACCTCGGACATCATCGTCACCGGCTCACGCACCGCCGAGGCCGCCCCGCTGACGGCCTCGCTGACCACCACCCAGCCGCAGGCCGCGATCAGCCGCGAATTCATCGACAATGCCAATGCCGCCTCGGACTTTAACGAGCTGATCGCGCTGACGCCGGGCGTGTCGATTTCGGGCACCGGCAATGGCCAGGGCTTTTCCGAAACCAAGGCGACGATCCGCGGTTTTCAGGATGGCGAATATAACGTCACCTATGACAGCATCCCCTTTGCCGACACCAACAACCCCACCCACCACTCGACCTCGTTTTTTCCCGCCACAACGATTGAAACCATCGTGGTCGATCGCGGTCCGGGCAATGCCAGCCAGCTGGGTCAGGCCACCTATGGCGGCAACATCAACATGTATTCGCGCGCCGTTTCCGACAAGCAGGGCGTGATGGGCGAAGCTTTGCTGGGCAACTGGAACAGCTTTATCGGCCGCGCAGAAGTGCAGACCGGCAAGATCGACAAGTGGAACGGGGCCAAGTTCACGCTTTCGGGTCAGTATCTGAAATCGGACGGCGCGCTGACCTATTCGCCGGTGATGTCGAAGAACCTGTTCTTCAAAGGCGTTATCCCGATCGGCACGTCGAGCAAGCTGACCATCCTCTCGACGTGGAACCGCAATTATTACTATCAGTCGGACGTGCTCAAGGGCACGACCTGCGGCGTTCCCACCACGGGTCTGGTGCCGGGTTCGGCAACCCTGAAGGCGGAAAATTGCGCGCCCACCTCGAATATCGGCATGTATGGCCTGAACTATGGCTTGGGCGGCGATCCGGCAAAGCAGGACTATTGGAAGTATAACCGCACCGACAAGACCACCGATTTCTCCTATCTGCGCCTGCAAAGCGATCTGTCGAGCAACCTCAGCCTCGACAACCGGGTCTATATGTACGGCTATACCAACAACACGATGAGCGGAAACACCAGCACCGTCGTCACCGGTTTTTCCGGTGCAGGCACGGCCACCTCGCCCTACAAGGCCGTTACCGACGCCAGCCAGATCGCAGGCTATAACAAGCTGAATAAGTATCGCGTGATCGGCTATATCGGCCAGGCGGATTACACGTTCGGTTTCGGCAAGATCAAGGCGGGCGGCTGGTATGAACATGCCAACACGTGGCGCCACACCTGGGATTTCAGCTGGACCACCGGCCTGCCCAGCTATGACCAGAAGTTCTACAGCGGCGCGGCCAGCACGGCGGGCTATCCCTCGATCAATCTGGCCAACATCAAGTATGAGCAGAATTCAAGCTGGGATCAGTTCCAGCTTTTCGGCGAACTCGAACTGCGCCCGTTCAGCAATCTGGCGATCACGCCGGGCGTGAAATATGTGAACTTCAAGCGCGGCGTGAACGCGCTGGTGAACGCCGACTCCTACCGCTCGCCCGCCAACAGCTCGGCCACCTGGACCAAGACGCTGCCCTTCGGCACGATCAACTGGCAGCCCAGGACCAACTGGTCCTTTTATGGCCAGTATGCGCAGGGCATGTATGTGCCCGACCTGTCCAGCTTCTATACGCCTTCGTATGATGCGGCCACCGCCGCCCAGTCCGCCACCGCCGCCGCCGCCGTCAATCCCCAGACCAGCACCAATTATCAGGTCGGCACGGTCTGGCATGGCCGCAAGGTCTCAATCGATCTGGACGGCTATATCATCAATGTGAACAACAAGATCGCCACCGCCACCGACACGACCGCCTTCTCGGGCACGCTGGCCAACATCGGCACGGTGCATTACAAGGGCGTCGAAGGCCAGATCGCCTATATGCCGATCGAAGGCCTGACACTGTTCGGCAATGGCTCATACAACTATGCCCATTCCGGCACCACCAATGCCCAGATCGCCAAGGCGCCCTTCAGCACGGCGGCCGCCGGCTTCATCTACAAGCACAAAAGCCTGCGCGTCTCCTTCAGCCAGAAGTTCACCGGCCCGCAATACGCCACCGAACTTTTCACTGTTAAGGCTTCGGTCAACGGCGTGCCCACCTCGGTCACGCAATTCACCACCACGGACGGCATCCGCCTCTATCGCATCAGCCCCTATTCAACCGGTGAATTCGCGATCAGCCAGGATATCGGCGAGCATTTCCGCATCGGCGCCACTGTGTCGAACGTGTTCAACAGCCGCGCCATCACCGCCATTTCCAACGGCGGCACCACGCTGGTGGGCGGCAAAACCTATTACGCAGGCGCCGACCAGTTCAGCTTCCTGCCCCCGCGTTCGTTCATGGTCGATGTTCGCGTGAAATATTGA
- a CDS encoding response regulator transcription factor → MAQKPVLVVEDDPIIAGVICRSLATWGHPSLHALTGREALALEREGAVGAIILDRMLPDIGGIEILSQWRASGCNVPVLMLSALGSVQDRVEGLKAGADDYLTKPFDDAELEARLAAICRRNLRTGDDLAVGRLRLDNAAHRAFLGDAGIDLNRKQFSMLAYLMRHADRVVTRAMLLENVWGYAFDPATNIVESNLSRLRGRLLALGCDAIETLRGEGYVLRSGKCGG, encoded by the coding sequence ATGGCCCAGAAACCTGTTCTTGTTGTCGAGGATGATCCGATCATCGCGGGTGTGATCTGCCGCAGCCTGGCGACATGGGGCCATCCCTCTCTCCATGCGCTGACCGGGCGCGAGGCATTGGCGCTGGAACGCGAGGGCGCAGTGGGCGCGATCATTCTGGACCGGATGCTGCCCGACATCGGCGGGATAGAGATCCTCTCGCAATGGCGCGCATCGGGGTGCAACGTGCCGGTGCTGATGCTCTCGGCGCTGGGCTCGGTGCAGGACCGGGTCGAGGGGCTGAAGGCCGGAGCCGACGATTATCTGACCAAGCCGTTTGACGACGCCGAACTGGAGGCGCGCCTTGCCGCAATCTGTCGGCGCAATCTGCGGACGGGCGATGATCTGGCGGTGGGGCGGCTGCGGCTGGACAATGCCGCGCACCGGGCGTTTCTGGGCGATGCGGGCATTGATCTCAACCGCAAACAGTTTTCGATGCTGGCCTATCTGATGCGCCATGCCGACCGGGTGGTGACGCGGGCCATGCTGCTGGAAAATGTCTGGGGCTATGCCTTTGATCCGGCCACCAATATTGTGGAAAGCAACCTGTCGCGCCTGCGCGGGCGGCTGTTGGCTCTGGGCTGCGATGCCATCGAAACGCTGCGCGGCGAAGGCTATGTTCTGCGCTCGGGCAAATGCGGGGGCTGA
- a CDS encoding LacI family DNA-binding transcriptional regulator yields the protein MQRVRNIKELAELAGVSTGTVSRALAGSELISQATRERIQALAREYGFRPNVMARNLRIQKTGAIGVLIPLGHEAGQPISDPFFITMLGLLADKLTERGYDLLLSRVIPQDQGWLERVATSGRVDGLIVLGQSDQAATLDEAARDYRPLVVWGGHAEGQVHCSVGSDNHLGGQMAARHLIAQGCRRIAFLGDPRALEMAQRLDGVQTALAQAGMERADVVPAHLVAELAYADIARYLCDGAHRPDGIVAASDVIAMTALRALSEVGLSVPGDVRVVGYDNLPLSEHTVPSLTTISQDLVAGAEHLVDMLMRRIAGEDMQSVVMKPELVVRMSA from the coding sequence ATGCAGAGGGTTAGAAACATCAAGGAACTGGCCGAACTGGCCGGGGTATCGACGGGCACGGTGTCGCGCGCGCTGGCCGGTTCGGAATTGATCAGCCAGGCGACCCGCGAGCGCATTCAGGCGCTGGCGCGCGAATATGGCTTTCGGCCCAATGTGATGGCCCGTAACCTGCGCATTCAAAAGACCGGGGCGATCGGTGTGCTGATTCCGCTGGGCCATGAAGCGGGACAACCGATTTCCGATCCCTTCTTTATCACCATGCTGGGTCTGCTGGCCGACAAATTGACCGAGCGGGGCTATGATCTCCTGCTCAGCCGGGTGATTCCGCAGGATCAGGGCTGGCTGGAAAGGGTGGCGACATCAGGGCGAGTCGACGGGCTGATCGTGCTGGGCCAATCGGATCAGGCCGCAACGCTGGACGAGGCCGCGCGCGACTATCGCCCGCTGGTGGTCTGGGGCGGCCATGCTGAAGGGCAGGTCCATTGCAGCGTGGGCAGCGACAACCATCTGGGCGGGCAGATGGCGGCGCGGCATCTGATCGCGCAAGGATGCCGCAGGATCGCCTTTCTGGGCGACCCGCGCGCGCTGGAAATGGCCCAGCGCCTGGACGGGGTCCAGACCGCACTGGCGCAGGCCGGGATGGAACGGGCCGATGTGGTGCCGGCCCATCTGGTGGCCGAACTGGCCTATGCCGATATCGCCCGCTATCTTTGCGATGGGGCGCATCGGCCCGACGGGATTGTGGCGGCCTCGGACGTGATCGCGATGACGGCGCTGCGCGCGCTGTCCGAAGTGGGGCTGTCGGTGCCGGGCGATGTGCGCGTGGTGGGCTATGACAACCTGCCGCTCTCCGAACATACCGTGCCCAGCCTGACCACCATCAGCCAGGATCTGGTCGCGGGGGCCGAGCATCTGGTCGACATGCTTATGCGCCGGATTGCGGGCGAGGATATGCAAAGCGTGGTGATGAAGCCGGAATTGGTGGTGCGGATGTCGGCTTGA
- a CDS encoding sensor histidine kinase, which produces MRGLSFLAQPRIGRLAGQFALAFALAMAGAGGLLYWQAVAQIDDEVETSLRREQARVLPPAAPQDSASVARRLGALTNGRVISDKGHMLLARDGRVIWGRIEMVPPPPGFADVRFRDGRPNWREGHALTTLLPDGARLVIIEHSEAVENLHAMLPRAALILVIISIVVGSAAAWLFSALIAQRLARTMAAADALARGNLSRRIPDAGLDGVFAQQVAGLNRMIERMAGMVQSQRQFASHLAHDLRTPLTRLRALLQADREHTDDAGRQLLERAERECRSIIAIFDALLRLSEIEAGRHPTAMAPLALAPIIEDVAETMEPVIADAGSSLEIGALFPATIRGDVGLVHQLLVNLLDNVALHTPARTCATIGLTQTGTEAIITIADNGPGIAEAQRDRVMQPFERGAASNRPGSGLGLAIADAIMRFHDGSLELADNGPGLAVRLRFPLIPAGMATF; this is translated from the coding sequence ATGCGGGGGCTGAGCTTTCTGGCCCAGCCGCGCATCGGACGGTTGGCGGGGCAATTCGCCCTGGCCTTTGCGCTGGCCATGGCCGGGGCTGGCGGCCTGCTCTATTGGCAGGCGGTGGCCCAGATCGACGATGAGGTCGAAACCTCGCTGCGCCGCGAACAGGCCCGCGTTTTACCCCCCGCCGCGCCGCAGGATTCCGCCAGCGTCGCGCGTCGCCTTGGCGCGCTGACCAACGGGCGGGTGATCAGCGACAAGGGACATATGCTGCTGGCCCGTGACGGGCGCGTGATCTGGGGACGGATCGAGATGGTCCCGCCACCTCCCGGCTTTGCCGACGTGCGTTTCCGCGATGGCCGACCCAACTGGCGCGAGGGCCATGCGCTGACCACGCTTCTGCCCGACGGGGCGCGTCTGGTCATCATCGAGCATTCCGAGGCGGTGGAAAATCTCCATGCCATGCTGCCGCGCGCCGCGCTCATTCTCGTCATCATCAGCATTGTCGTGGGCAGCGCGGCGGCTTGGCTGTTTTCCGCGCTGATCGCCCAGCGATTGGCCCGCACGATGGCCGCCGCCGACGCGCTGGCGCGCGGCAATCTGAGCCGGCGCATCCCGGATGCGGGGCTCGACGGCGTGTTTGCCCAGCAGGTGGCAGGCCTCAACCGCATGATCGAGCGAATGGCGGGCATGGTGCAAAGCCAGCGCCAATTTGCCAGCCATCTCGCCCATGATCTGCGCACACCCCTTACGCGCCTGCGCGCCCTGCTGCAGGCCGACCGGGAGCATACGGACGATGCCGGGCGACAATTGCTGGAGCGGGCCGAGCGCGAGTGCCGCTCGATCATCGCCATTTTCGACGCGCTGCTACGCCTGTCGGAAATCGAGGCGGGGCGTCATCCCACGGCCATGGCCCCGCTGGCGCTGGCCCCGATCATCGAGGATGTGGCCGAAACCATGGAGCCGGTGATCGCGGACGCGGGCAGCAGTCTGGAGATCGGCGCGCTGTTTCCCGCCACGATCCGGGGCGATGTCGGGCTGGTGCATCAATTGCTGGTCAATCTGCTCGACAATGTTGCGCTGCATACCCCCGCCCGGACGTGTGCCACCATTGGCCTGACGCAAACCGGAACCGAGGCCATCATCACCATCGCCGACAATGGCCCCGGCATTGCCGAGGCCCAACGCGACCGGGTGATGCAGCCCTTTGAGCGGGGCGCCGCCTCGAACCGGCCGGGCAGCGGGCTGGGCCTGGCCATCGCGGATGCGATCATGCGTTTTCACGACGGGTCGCTCGAACTGGCCGACAATGGGCCGGGGCTGGCAGTGCGCCTTCGCTTTCCGCTGATCCCGGCGGGCATGGCAACATTCTAA
- a CDS encoding TadE/TadG family type IV pilus assembly protein, with protein MLQPQPFLRRLAHDRRGNVLMLASSIMFVLTALIGGAVDLSLVYRAQNRLQGACDAGVLAARRAVTTNGLDAAAIAQGKSYFNVNYTDARQGTTGTAFALTTPDNGITVNGTASTTVPLRIMALFGRYTYNVSLSCGSTQSIGNSDIVFVLDTTGSMSDSYNGTVKITGLQNALKNFNTTIINATAGTNARVRYGFVPYSSSVNVGRLLYNLNPSYLVNTYGVQSRVPQFETVNYGVYSGRSIKTSEEVYSANSSPALYSNSAYGSQSACLAALPAATAWANNGSATSSSGYVTTGSYSYYANISNQPRRRTLYTCTRSGDSYYQYYYYSNLTFKTYNYTGFTTPATSSTTSVFDHFDYMLVNLDVSTFKTFATTTTNTGTNGTSLDSSWDGCIEERYTVSDPSFSYSSLTDRISPTSATDLNIDMAPTSDDATKWAPMWPDVAYYRGTGSSASILSTSGSLANSYCPAAARTLAPMTQSDFTAYVNSLTPAGSTYHDIGMLWGARLISSTGLFASNVTEVPTNGGNVTRHIIYMTDGEPNANYSIQQAYGIEYHDRRITDNGSSNDDNRHIARFRALCDAIKGRGVRIWVIGYSTSLSSDLSYCASPDSGFTANSASELNSAFQQIAKTASALRVAS; from the coding sequence ATGCTGCAACCCCAGCCCTTCCTGCGCCGATTGGCCCATGACCGGCGCGGCAATGTGCTGATGCTGGCCTCCTCGATCATGTTCGTGCTGACCGCGCTGATCGGCGGGGCGGTGGATTTAAGCCTTGTCTATCGCGCGCAAAACCGGCTTCAGGGCGCCTGCGATGCCGGTGTGCTGGCCGCCCGCCGCGCGGTGACCACCAATGGACTGGACGCAGCCGCCATCGCGCAGGGCAAATCCTATTTCAACGTCAATTATACCGACGCCCGGCAAGGCACCACAGGCACCGCCTTTGCCCTGACCACGCCGGACAATGGCATCACCGTGAACGGCACGGCCAGCACCACCGTGCCGCTGCGCATCATGGCGCTCTTCGGGCGCTATACCTATAACGTCAGCCTGAGCTGCGGATCGACCCAGAGCATCGGCAATTCCGATATCGTCTTTGTGCTGGACACCACCGGGTCGATGTCGGATTCCTATAACGGCACGGTCAAGATCACCGGGCTGCAAAATGCGCTCAAGAATTTCAACACCACCATCATCAACGCCACGGCCGGCACCAATGCCCGCGTGCGCTACGGCTTTGTGCCTTACAGCAGCTCGGTCAATGTCGGGCGCCTGCTCTACAATCTGAACCCGTCCTATCTCGTCAACACCTATGGCGTGCAGAGCCGGGTGCCGCAATTCGAGACGGTCAATTACGGCGTTTACAGCGGTCGCTCGATCAAAACGTCGGAAGAGGTTTACAGCGCCAACAGTTCGCCCGCCCTCTATTCCAACAGCGCCTATGGCAGCCAGAGCGCCTGCCTTGCGGCCCTCCCCGCCGCCACGGCATGGGCCAATAACGGCTCGGCCACGTCAAGCAGCGGTTATGTTACCACGGGCAGCTATTCCTATTACGCCAATATCAGCAATCAGCCCCGACGCCGTACGCTTTATACCTGCACGCGATCGGGCGACAGCTATTACCAATATTATTACTACAGCAATCTGACGTTCAAAACCTATAACTACACTGGCTTCACCACGCCTGCCACCAGCTCGACAACCAGCGTTTTCGATCATTTTGACTATATGCTGGTCAATCTGGATGTCAGCACGTTCAAGACTTTTGCCACCACCACCACCAATACCGGCACGAACGGCACATCGCTGGATTCCTCGTGGGATGGCTGCATCGAGGAGCGCTACACTGTCTCGGACCCCAGCTTCAGCTACAGTTCGCTGACCGATCGTATTTCGCCCACCAGCGCCACCGATCTCAACATCGACATGGCCCCCACGAGCGATGATGCCACCAAATGGGCGCCGATGTGGCCCGATGTGGCCTATTATCGCGGCACCGGCAGCAGCGCCTCGATCCTGAGCACATCGGGATCACTGGCCAATTCCTATTGTCCGGCCGCCGCCCGCACGCTGGCCCCGATGACCCAGAGCGATTTCACCGCCTACGTCAATTCCTTGACCCCGGCGGGCAGCACCTATCACGACATCGGCATGCTGTGGGGCGCCCGGCTGATCTCCTCCACCGGCCTGTTTGCCAGCAATGTGACCGAAGTGCCCACCAATGGCGGCAATGTCACGCGCCACATCATCTACATGACCGACGGCGAGCCCAACGCGAACTATTCGATCCAGCAGGCCTATGGCATCGAATATCATGACCGCCGGATCACCGACAATGGCTCCAGCAATGATGACAACCGCCACATCGCCCGTTTCCGCGCGCTTTGCGATGCGATCAAGGGGCGCGGGGTACGCATCTGGGTCATCGGCTATTCCACCAGCCTGTCGAGCGACCTGTCCTATTGCGCCTCGCCCGACAGCGGCTTTACCGCCAACAGCGCCAGCGAATTGAACAGCGCGTTTCAGCAGATCGCCAAAACCGCCAGCGCCCTGCGGGTGGCCAGTTGA
- a CDS encoding putative bifunctional diguanylate cyclase/phosphodiesterase yields MRLSRLIRWFAEIGADPDLAVLQVATLNRQVPLLYGLLLINAAAVAITHRTQAPLSLTLIVPAVLFAVTIARIVHWVRNGHRGLPTPEKAKRQLRLQSILAAPIAAAYTAWSLSLAPYGGAFEQAHVVLFVSTTVIGCIFCLVVLPQAAMLVAVSVLPAFIVFCFSKQMLTFVTIGINVTLVLGVLLRALLNGFENFRMQVKSRCLLATQHQELQRLNEENRKLAMTDSLTGLPNRRQFYSDLDAWTQQADGPSFAVGVLDLDRFKPINDTYGHQVGDRLLEAIGHRLRATAGPSVRVYRLGGDEFGLIDTQADDFVATCERLLQQVRAPIRIGEIVLSVGGSLGMAQYPDAGVHAADLFDRADYALYHAKHVHGGGVCLFTPSLETAVRADRAIEAALQASSFEEELSIVLQPIIDLSSGQLSAVEVLARWSNPSLGEISAMDFIAIAERSTAIHSITRAVFRKGLRAARQLPDDVAVSFNISACDLTSACTLAFIRDEIAATGIPPRRIWIEVTETAVMRNAEAAARALQAFRDLGVRIALDDFGTGYSSLGYVQRLPLDKIKIDRSFVRALDTNEGSTITAAVITLCHTIGLTCVAEGVETEAQRRTLADAGCEHAQGYLFSKPLPLADLLQRCADAQFSWMDRGRRSAVA; encoded by the coding sequence TTGCGGCTATCGCGTCTGATCCGCTGGTTCGCGGAAATAGGAGCTGATCCCGACCTTGCCGTGCTGCAGGTGGCGACGCTGAACCGGCAGGTTCCGCTGCTCTATGGCCTGTTGCTGATCAATGCGGCGGCCGTTGCCATCACCCATCGCACCCAGGCGCCCCTGTCGCTGACGCTGATCGTGCCGGCCGTGCTGTTTGCGGTGACGATCGCGCGTATCGTCCATTGGGTGCGCAATGGGCATCGCGGATTGCCCACGCCCGAAAAGGCCAAGCGCCAATTGCGCCTGCAAAGCATTCTGGCCGCGCCGATTGCCGCGGCCTATACGGCCTGGTCGCTGTCTCTGGCCCCCTATGGCGGTGCGTTTGAACAGGCGCATGTGGTGCTCTTTGTGTCGACAACGGTAATCGGCTGCATCTTCTGTCTGGTCGTCCTGCCCCAGGCCGCCATGCTGGTGGCGGTTTCGGTGCTTCCGGCTTTCATCGTCTTTTGTTTCAGCAAGCAGATGCTGACCTTTGTCACCATCGGCATCAATGTGACGCTGGTTTTGGGGGTGCTGCTGCGGGCGCTGCTCAACGGATTTGAAAATTTCCGCATGCAGGTCAAATCGCGCTGCCTGCTGGCCACCCAGCATCAGGAACTGCAGCGGCTGAACGAGGAAAACCGCAAGCTGGCAATGACCGACAGCCTGACCGGCCTGCCCAACCGGCGCCAGTTCTACAGCGATCTGGACGCCTGGACCCAGCAGGCGGACGGCCCGAGTTTTGCAGTAGGTGTGCTGGATCTGGACCGGTTCAAACCGATCAACGACACCTATGGCCATCAGGTGGGCGACCGGCTGCTCGAAGCCATCGGGCATCGGCTGCGGGCAACAGCGGGGCCTTCGGTGCGGGTCTATCGGCTGGGCGGGGATGAATTCGGGCTGATCGATACGCAGGCCGATGATTTTGTCGCCACCTGCGAAAGGCTGCTGCAACAAGTGCGCGCGCCCATTCGGATCGGCGAGATCGTGCTTTCGGTGGGCGGTTCGCTGGGCATGGCGCAATATCCCGATGCGGGGGTCCATGCCGCCGACCTGTTCGACCGGGCCGACTATGCGCTGTATCATGCCAAGCATGTCCATGGCGGCGGCGTCTGCCTGTTCACGCCCAGCCTTGAAACCGCCGTGCGCGCCGACCGTGCCATCGAGGCCGCGCTGCAGGCCAGTTCGTTTGAGGAGGAATTGTCCATCGTCCTCCAGCCCATCATCGACCTGTCCAGCGGACAGCTCAGCGCCGTCGAGGTGCTGGCGCGCTGGTCCAATCCCAGCCTGGGCGAGATTTCCGCGATGGATTTTATCGCCATTGCCGAGCGGTCCACCGCGATCCATTCCATCACCCGCGCGGTGTTTCGCAAAGGGTTGCGCGCCGCGCGGCAATTGCCCGATGACGTGGCGGTGTCTTTCAACATCTCGGCCTGTGATCTGACCTCGGCCTGCACGCTGGCCTTTATCCGCGACGAGATTGCCGCAACCGGCATCCCCCCGCGCCGGATCTGGATCGAAGTGACCGAAACCGCCGTGATGCGCAATGCCGAGGCGGCGGCGCGGGCGCTGCAGGCCTTTCGCGATCTGGGCGTGCGCATCGCGCTCGATGATTTCGGCACCGGCTATTCCAGCCTTGGCTATGTTCAGCGCCTGCCGCTCGACAAGATCAAGATCGACCGCAGTTTCGTGCGCGCGCTCGACACCAACGAGGGCAGCACGATTACGGCGGCGGTCATCACCCTGTGCCACACCATCGGTCTGACCTGTGTGGCCGAAGGGGTCGAGACCGAGGCCCAGCGCCGGACGCTGGCCGATGCGGGCTGCGAACATGCGCAGGGTTATCTTTTCAGCAAACCCCTGCCGCTGGCCGATCTTCTGCAGCGCTGCGCCGATGCGCAATTCTCATGGATGGACCGAGGCCGGCGCTCGGCGGTCGCCTGA